A single genomic interval of Daucus carota subsp. sativus chromosome 1, DH1 v3.0, whole genome shotgun sequence harbors:
- the LOC108209189 gene encoding uncharacterized protein LOC108209189 has protein sequence MDKLQWGSRKRLRCVKVKESSSSSSVMNGAKSEEESGGNGLIVKKKTTSRVDRRVVAAAAPSTPNHLHDDKNNDIATASRQVQASCPCPPFQSPNRASRDLGTHRSSASGNRKMLSFASPEKEDRYYSTRGSGIGVLDDNSKMFMEATKEKKVVVWPKLYVALSSKEKEEDFMAMKGCKPPHRPKKRAKMIQKSVLFVSPGQWLSDLCQERYEVREKKTSKKRPRGLKAMGSMETDSE, from the exons ATGGATAAATTACAGTGGGGAAGTAGAAAGAGGTTGAGATGTGTCAAGGTGAAAGagtcttcatcatcttcatcagtgATGAATGGTGCGAAATCTGAAGAAGAGAGTGGTGGTAATGGTCTTATTGTTAAGAAGAAAACCACATCTAGAGTTGATAGGAGAGTTGTTGCCGCTGCTGCACCTTCGACTCCTAATCATCTTCATGATGATAAAAACAATGATATTGCCACTGCTAGTAGACAAGTTCAAGCTTCTTGTCCTTGCCCTCCTTTTCAGTCCCCGAATCGAGCCAGCAG AGATTTAGGAACACATAGGTCGAGCGCCAGTGGGAATCGGAAGATGTTATCATTTGCCTCTCCTGAAAAGGAAGATAGGTACTATAGCACAAGGGGATCGGGCATAGGAGTACTGGATGACAACAGCAAGATGTTCATGGAAGCAACCAAAGAGAAAAAAGTGGTAGTTTGGCCAAAATTGTATGTAGCACTATCAAGTAAAGAAAAAGAGGAAGATTTTATGGCAATGAAAGGGTGTAAGCCACCCCACAGGCCTAAGAAGAGGGCCAAAATGATTCAGAAAAGTGTACTT TTTGTCAGTCCGGGTCAATGGTTGTCTGACTTGTGCCAAGAGAGGTATGAAGTTAGAGAGAAGAAGACTTCTAAGAAG AGACCAAGAGGATTAAAGGCTATGGGCAGCATGGAAACTGATTCTGAATGA